The Lysobacter capsici genome has a segment encoding these proteins:
- a CDS encoding RNA-binding S4 domain-containing protein — protein MQPIRFELDPGHDYVELNQLLKLTGLCDSGGAGKAIVASGAVRVDGQVELRKTCKIRVGQTVAYQGVTIEVVAV, from the coding sequence ATGCAACCGATCCGCTTCGAACTCGACCCCGGCCACGACTACGTAGAGCTCAACCAGCTGCTGAAACTGACCGGCCTGTGCGACAGCGGCGGCGCCGGCAAGGCGATCGTCGCCAGCGGCGCGGTCCGGGTCGACGGCCAGGTGGAACTGCGCAAGACCTGCAAGATCCGGGTCGGGCAGACGGTGGCATACCAGGGCGTGACGATCGAGGTGGTCGCGGTCTGA
- a CDS encoding HEAT repeat domain-containing protein has product MFFGPDRTPALLPAGWRRFLAAALLPRQRPGEFPAAFDSAVADLFALDDRGLTQLDGQIRASHRYSPGDYSSKQIRIESLRDTPEQAQACLFVSACDRSGYVRGQALSDFAHYPGRLALSAALIRCDDWVDPVRREAERLLGRLLLQDDSVLFNSLDLALRLRVRARFRDGVWARRIEPSLRSPRHAQARWALITHPSPPVREWAYAAIADCDPQHRDDACLAALNDPHPRIALQALRSLSESNRTIDRDAHLARATTFTHAAVRTEALRQVQRFGLPNAREELRRALLDRSAGPRRVAAYLLKTHYGEDAAGHWRQIAAGADSHDARAALVSLSDCAQLEDVDLLKRWFTHPTPTLRGHALRGLIRAQTPDLQSVLAQATQDRNSKVMKAALAAFANGAAAMTLAILQRGWDRHDDPGYRAKMIATTTLIDKWQALGFLLRTLAQDSTAQLQKWIVHHLRDWTYTARYRFGARTDGDTPRLLSLLNDARPRLPDDLANQIEGFIDASSR; this is encoded by the coding sequence TTGTTCTTCGGCCCAGATAGAACGCCCGCGCTGCTGCCGGCCGGCTGGCGCCGCTTCCTCGCGGCGGCGCTGCTGCCGCGGCAACGCCCGGGCGAATTCCCCGCCGCCTTCGACAGCGCGGTCGCCGATCTGTTCGCGCTCGACGACCGGGGTCTGACGCAATTGGATGGCCAGATCCGCGCCAGCCACCGCTATTCGCCCGGGGATTACTCCAGCAAACAGATCCGGATCGAATCCCTGCGCGACACACCCGAGCAGGCGCAAGCCTGCCTGTTCGTCTCGGCCTGCGACCGCAGCGGTTACGTGCGCGGCCAGGCGCTTAGCGATTTCGCCCACTACCCCGGCCGTCTGGCCCTGAGCGCGGCCTTGATCCGCTGCGACGATTGGGTCGATCCGGTCCGCCGCGAAGCCGAACGCTTGCTGGGTCGATTGTTGTTGCAAGACGACAGTGTTCTGTTCAACAGCCTGGATCTCGCCTTGCGCTTGCGCGTGCGTGCGCGCTTCCGCGATGGCGTGTGGGCACGGCGCATCGAGCCCAGCCTGCGTTCGCCTCGGCACGCGCAGGCGCGCTGGGCGTTGATCACCCACCCGTCGCCGCCGGTCCGCGAATGGGCCTATGCCGCCATCGCCGATTGCGATCCGCAACATCGCGACGACGCTTGCCTTGCCGCATTGAACGACCCGCACCCGCGTATCGCCCTGCAGGCACTGCGCAGCCTGAGCGAAAGCAACCGCACGATCGATCGCGATGCCCATCTAGCCCGTGCGACGACCTTCACCCATGCGGCGGTACGCACCGAAGCGCTGCGCCAAGTGCAGCGCTTCGGCCTGCCGAACGCACGCGAGGAATTGCGTCGCGCCTTGCTGGACCGCTCCGCCGGTCCGCGCCGGGTCGCCGCCTATCTGCTGAAGACCCACTACGGCGAGGACGCGGCCGGGCATTGGCGCCAGATCGCGGCCGGCGCGGACAGCCACGACGCACGCGCCGCGCTCGTGTCGTTGAGCGATTGCGCCCAGCTTGAAGACGTCGACCTGCTCAAGCGCTGGTTCACTCATCCAACGCCGACGCTGCGCGGCCATGCCTTGCGCGGCCTGATCCGCGCCCAGACACCGGACCTGCAATCGGTGCTGGCGCAGGCGACGCAGGATCGAAACTCCAAGGTGATGAAAGCCGCGCTCGCCGCGTTCGCCAACGGCGCGGCGGCGATGACGCTCGCGATCCTGCAACGCGGCTGGGATCGCCACGACGATCCCGGCTACCGCGCGAAGATGATCGCGACCACCACGCTGATCGATAAATGGCAGGCGCTCGGCTTCCTGTTGCGAACGCTCGCGCAGGACAGCACCGCGCAATTGCAGAAGTGGATCGTCCATCATCTACGCGACTGGACCTATACCGCCCGCTATCGGTTCGGCGCGCGCACGGATGGCGATACGCCGCGATTACTGAGC